One genomic window of Devosia salina includes the following:
- a CDS encoding 2-dehydro-3-deoxy-6-phosphogalactonate aldolase produces MSHRHIIAILRGITPEEAVPVCTALVEAGITLIEVPLNSPNAVDSIGRAASALSGRAEIGAGTVLSPEDVRAVAGAGGTFIVSPDTNPAVIAETVGLGLKSYPGVFSPTDAFAAIRAGATGLKFFPAEVLGAKGIKAMKAVLPPQLPVYAVGGANPDNFHEFFAVGCTGFGLGTYIFKPGMGVAEIADRARLAVASYDRGAAK; encoded by the coding sequence GTGTCACACCGTCATATCATCGCCATTCTGCGCGGCATCACACCGGAGGAGGCCGTTCCGGTCTGCACGGCCTTGGTAGAAGCCGGCATCACCCTTATCGAAGTGCCGCTCAATTCGCCCAACGCTGTTGACAGCATCGGGCGCGCCGCATCAGCCCTGTCCGGTCGGGCGGAGATTGGCGCGGGCACGGTGCTATCGCCCGAGGATGTGCGCGCGGTAGCCGGTGCAGGTGGCACGTTTATCGTGTCGCCCGACACCAATCCGGCGGTGATCGCCGAAACGGTCGGCCTGGGACTCAAATCCTATCCGGGTGTCTTCTCGCCCACAGACGCCTTTGCCGCCATTCGCGCCGGCGCGACCGGTCTCAAGTTCTTTCCGGCAGAGGTGCTCGGAGCCAAGGGCATCAAGGCGATGAAGGCAGTGCTGCCGCCTCAGCTGCCGGTCTATGCCGTAGGCGGAGCCAATCCGGACAATTTCCACGAGTTCTTCGCCGTCGGCTGCACTGGCTTTGGCCTCGGAACATACATCTTCAAGCCGGGCATGGGCGTCGCTGAAATTGCCGATCGCGCTCGACTGGCCGTTGCCTCGTATGACCGTGGAGCGGCAAAATGA
- the gltA gene encoding citrate synthase, with the protein MTEKVAKLVIGDQTHEFPILSGSVGPDVMDIRSLYAKTGLFTYDPGFTSTAACDSSITYIDGDKGELLYRGYPIEQLADKSSYLEVCYLLLYGELPTQAQMKEFEALVTRHTMVHEQMHYFYRGFRRDAHPMAIMTGVVGAMAAFYHDSTDINDPQQREIASIRMIAKMPTIAAMAYKYSVGQPFVYPRNDLDYAANFLHMCFSVPAEEYKVDPKIARAMDLIFTLHADHEQNASTSTVRLSGSSDANPFACIAAGVACLWGPAHGGANEACLNMLREIGTVDRIPEFIARAKDKNDPFRLMGFGHRVYKNFDPRAKVMQQTAKEVLDILGVHNNPTLQVAQELERIALEDQYFIDRKLYPNVDFYSGVILDAIGFPTSMFTVLFAVARTVGWISQWKEMIGDPQKKIGRPRQLYNGATARDYEPISSR; encoded by the coding sequence ATGACCGAAAAAGTCGCCAAACTCGTCATCGGAGACCAGACCCACGAATTCCCGATCCTGAGTGGATCCGTGGGTCCGGATGTGATGGATATTCGATCGCTCTATGCCAAGACGGGTCTGTTCACCTATGACCCGGGGTTCACGTCGACGGCAGCGTGTGACAGCTCCATCACCTATATCGACGGCGACAAGGGTGAGCTGCTGTATCGCGGCTATCCCATCGAGCAACTGGCGGACAAGTCGAGTTACCTTGAGGTCTGCTACCTGCTCCTTTACGGCGAACTGCCAACCCAGGCGCAGATGAAGGAATTCGAGGCGCTGGTGACGCGCCACACCATGGTGCACGAGCAGATGCACTATTTCTATCGTGGTTTCCGCCGTGACGCGCATCCGATGGCGATCATGACCGGGGTCGTTGGGGCCATGGCCGCCTTCTACCATGACTCCACCGATATCAACGATCCGCAGCAGCGCGAAATCGCCTCGATCCGCATGATCGCCAAGATGCCGACCATTGCGGCCATGGCGTACAAGTATTCGGTGGGGCAGCCCTTCGTTTACCCGCGCAACGACCTCGATTATGCCGCCAATTTCCTGCACATGTGCTTCTCGGTTCCCGCCGAGGAATACAAGGTCGATCCCAAGATCGCCCGGGCCATGGACCTGATCTTCACCCTGCACGCCGATCACGAGCAGAACGCCTCGACTTCGACAGTGCGCCTGTCCGGCTCGTCGGATGCCAACCCCTTCGCCTGTATCGCCGCCGGTGTTGCTTGCCTTTGGGGGCCTGCTCATGGCGGCGCCAACGAAGCCTGCCTCAATATGCTGCGCGAGATCGGTACGGTGGACCGGATTCCGGAATTCATCGCCCGCGCCAAGGACAAGAACGACCCGTTCCGCCTGATGGGCTTCGGTCACCGCGTCTACAAGAATTTCGATCCGCGCGCCAAGGTCATGCAGCAGACCGCCAAGGAAGTGCTCGACATCCTGGGCGTGCACAACAACCCGACACTGCAGGTGGCGCAGGAACTCGAGCGCATTGCGCTTGAGGATCAGTACTTCATCGACCGCAAGCTCTATCCGAACGTCGACTTCTACTCGGGCGTCATTCTGGATGCGATCGGCTTCCCGACCTCCATGTTCACCGTGCTGTTCGCAGTGGCCCGCACCGTGGGCTGGATCAGCCAGTGGAAGGAAATGATCGGCGATCCGCAGAAGAAGATCGGCCGCCCGCGCCAGCTCTACAATGGGGCCACGGCCCGCGACTACGAACCGATCAGCAGCCGCTGA
- a CDS encoding ComEC/Rec2 family competence protein: protein MVAATERRRLFILLPFGLIAGLVSYAALPFEPPAYIFVGGALIALLILAAAIVRKSLSGARLGVQWLALWCGFCLLPLHGLAFGTTLLPFPVYGTYEAIIDEVLSSDDNRQRVVVSQLTPVGDARPVSIRRARLLLPASTELRTGDRLLAPLRLAPIPGPILPGAYDGQFHSYFTGVGAYGSTTGDVERIAEGPEFGLAQQVQALRETIGKRIAAVLSGDTAAIGKAMVVGDQGGITDETRDLMAAAGLAHIYSISGLHLSIVAGGIFWLVRLLLAATPGLAYWPVKQIAALTGIAAAFLYLLLAGGIDNVPAFRSTLMLALIFGAVLAGRQALTMRNVAIAALVILVIDPASIFGPSFQLSFAAVVGLIGIYELPRPRTGGSRGRILQIANVVTATAWTSLVAGLATLLFSAYHFHQTAPLGVIGNVLALPFVSLVIMPFGLIAVLAMPFGAEAPFLSIMGWGIDRMVDVAVLVAGWSAGWTGNPLLSGWTLLVGLLALAWFAFLENRWRLMAPALAAMVILMFGLEQRPDVLIADTTQAVAIEGGDGFALASGRIGSFATDVWSRHYQTAIAQDHAGARCDGLGCIVTTPQYRIAIVRNAAAFAEDCGTNDLVIARIRPPGQCYALGQVIAANELARGGVHTAIWNEGAGRFDIRPAIDTLNRPWRVSPP, encoded by the coding sequence ATGGTGGCGGCCACTGAGAGACGGCGGCTCTTCATTCTCTTGCCGTTCGGCCTGATCGCCGGCCTTGTCAGCTACGCTGCCTTGCCCTTCGAGCCCCCGGCTTACATCTTTGTCGGGGGTGCGTTGATTGCCCTGCTTATACTGGCCGCAGCAATTGTCCGGAAATCTCTTTCGGGCGCCCGGCTCGGCGTGCAGTGGCTGGCGCTCTGGTGCGGCTTCTGCCTCCTACCCCTGCATGGGCTGGCCTTTGGCACCACCCTGTTGCCTTTTCCGGTTTATGGAACATATGAGGCCATCATCGATGAGGTGCTCTCGTCCGACGATAACCGGCAGCGCGTGGTGGTCTCTCAATTGACCCCCGTTGGTGACGCGCGGCCGGTCTCGATACGGCGTGCCCGCCTGCTGCTACCCGCATCGACCGAACTCCGAACTGGCGATCGGCTGCTGGCCCCACTCCGCTTGGCGCCCATTCCCGGTCCCATCTTGCCAGGAGCCTATGACGGCCAGTTCCACTCCTACTTCACCGGTGTCGGTGCCTACGGCTCGACCACCGGCGATGTCGAGCGCATTGCTGAGGGCCCTGAGTTCGGCCTGGCGCAGCAGGTGCAAGCCCTCCGCGAGACAATCGGGAAGCGCATCGCCGCGGTCCTGTCCGGCGACACCGCTGCTATCGGCAAGGCCATGGTCGTGGGCGATCAGGGCGGCATAACCGACGAAACCCGGGATTTGATGGCAGCCGCCGGCCTGGCGCACATCTACTCAATTTCCGGCCTGCATTTGTCCATTGTCGCCGGCGGCATCTTCTGGCTCGTCCGGCTGCTCCTGGCCGCTACACCGGGCCTGGCCTATTGGCCCGTCAAGCAGATCGCGGCACTGACCGGCATAGCCGCCGCTTTTCTATACCTGCTGCTGGCAGGCGGCATCGACAATGTTCCCGCCTTCCGGTCCACCCTGATGCTCGCGTTGATTTTCGGAGCGGTCCTGGCTGGCCGGCAGGCGCTCACCATGCGCAATGTCGCCATCGCCGCGCTGGTGATCCTCGTGATCGACCCGGCGAGTATCTTCGGGCCCAGTTTCCAGCTGTCCTTTGCCGCCGTTGTGGGGCTGATTGGCATATATGAACTGCCGCGTCCCCGCACCGGGGGATCGCGGGGGCGCATCCTGCAGATTGCCAACGTCGTCACCGCGACCGCCTGGACCAGTCTTGTCGCTGGCCTCGCCACCTTGCTGTTCTCGGCCTACCACTTCCACCAGACGGCACCTCTTGGGGTGATCGGCAATGTTCTGGCCTTGCCTTTTGTCAGCCTTGTGATCATGCCGTTCGGCCTAATTGCGGTCCTGGCGATGCCATTCGGCGCCGAGGCTCCATTCCTCTCCATCATGGGCTGGGGCATCGACCGCATGGTGGATGTGGCCGTCCTCGTTGCCGGGTGGAGCGCCGGCTGGACTGGCAACCCGCTGCTCTCGGGCTGGACCCTGCTGGTGGGTTTGCTGGCGCTCGCCTGGTTCGCATTTCTGGAAAATCGCTGGCGCCTGATGGCGCCGGCGCTGGCTGCCATGGTCATATTGATGTTCGGCCTGGAGCAGCGTCCCGACGTGCTCATCGCCGACACCACACAGGCCGTCGCCATCGAGGGCGGAGATGGGTTCGCACTGGCGAGTGGCCGCATCGGGAGTTTCGCTACCGATGTATGGAGCCGGCATTATCAGACGGCGATCGCCCAGGACCATGCCGGTGCCCGCTGTGATGGCCTCGGTTGCATCGTCACCACACCGCAATACCGGATCGCCATTGTGCGCAATGCGGCTGCTTTCGCCGAAGATTGCGGCACCAATGACCTGGTGATCGCCCGCATTCGCCCGCCCGGACAGTGCTACGCGCTCGGGCAAGTCATTGCTGCGAACGAACTGGCGAGGGGCGGCGTTCACACCGCCATCTGGAACGAGGGGGCAGGGCGCTTCGACATACGCCCCGCCATCGACACCCTCAATCGGCCCTGGAGAGTCTCGCCACCGTGA
- a CDS encoding 2-dehydro-3-deoxygalactonokinase, translating to MTESIAWVAVDWGTSNLRAWGMSEMGAVLASAASDKGMGKLSPQEFPTALGDVLAQLSPSAGRRIEVVVCGMAGARQGWLEAPYLEAPTDLGTLGRGAVHPQVPDGNVIVSILPGVCQRVGGENVMRGEETQLLGLASVVPDYAGLVCMPGTHSKWARLEGTRIVGFTTAMTGELFELLKTHSVLRHSLNGVLDGPGRDDGFQAGARDGLDNPADLLGQLFRVRAAALLSGRSPDWCAGYLSGLLIGTEIAANRNQIGTDPIPLIGSSALCALYARVLAMTGATGRIVDSTEVVLAGLKAARASIA from the coding sequence GTGACTGAATCGATTGCATGGGTAGCCGTGGACTGGGGTACCTCCAATCTGCGGGCCTGGGGCATGTCCGAGATGGGCGCAGTCCTTGCGTCCGCAGCCTCGGACAAGGGAATGGGCAAGCTGTCGCCCCAGGAGTTTCCCACAGCCTTGGGCGACGTGTTGGCGCAGCTTTCGCCCTCCGCCGGGCGCAGGATCGAGGTGGTGGTGTGCGGCATGGCCGGGGCACGCCAGGGCTGGCTCGAAGCGCCTTATCTGGAGGCGCCCACCGATCTGGGCACCTTGGGGCGCGGCGCGGTTCACCCGCAAGTGCCGGATGGCAACGTCATCGTCTCCATCTTGCCCGGGGTCTGCCAGCGGGTCGGCGGCGAGAATGTGATGCGCGGAGAGGAGACCCAGCTTCTCGGTCTCGCTTCGGTGGTGCCCGACTATGCCGGGCTCGTCTGCATGCCCGGCACACACTCGAAGTGGGCGCGGCTCGAAGGCACGAGGATCGTCGGCTTCACCACGGCCATGACCGGGGAGCTATTCGAGTTGCTCAAGACCCATTCGGTGCTGCGGCACTCGCTCAATGGCGTCCTTGATGGTCCCGGGCGAGACGATGGCTTCCAGGCAGGCGCCAGGGATGGCCTCGACAATCCAGCAGATCTGTTGGGGCAGTTGTTCCGTGTGCGGGCCGCCGCCTTGCTCTCGGGGCGTAGCCCGGACTGGTGCGCCGGCTATCTCTCCGGCCTGTTGATTGGCACCGAGATCGCTGCGAACCGTAACCAGATCGGCACCGATCCAATTCCACTCATCGGATCGTCCGCACTCTGCGCGCTTTATGCCCGCGTGCTCGCCATGACCGGCGCCACCGGCCGCATCGTTGATTCCACCGAAGTCGTGCTCGCCGGTCTCAAGGCCGCCCGCGCTTCGATTGCCTGA
- the gltX gene encoding glutamate--tRNA ligase: protein MSQVVTRFAPSPTGYLHIGGARTALFSWAYAKNQGGKMLLRIEDTDRERSTEAAVTALIDGLKWLGLDWEGEPISQFARASRHAEVAHELVKMGHAYYCYCSPAELDQMREDARAAGKPPRYNGYWRDRDPSDAPAGVSPVIRIKAPLSGEIVVHDHVQGDVVFKTENLDDFIILRSDGTPTYMHAVVVDDHDMGVTHIIRGDDHLTNAARQIVIYNAMGWTVPEMAHIPLIHGPDGAKLSKRHGALGVEAYRQMGYLPEALRNYLARLGWSHGDDEIFSTEQMVEWFSLEALNKGAARFDFVKLENINGHYIREADPSYLYEVMLATAREVGRDGDAKGLAANHNTVLAALPELQPRAKTVLELIDLAQFIYALRPIQPDAAAAALLTEDAREVLQSIADTLGGLADWSVPAIDAAMRALAEDKGLKLGKLAQPLRAALTGRTVSPGIFEVMVLIGREESLARLGDQIPR, encoded by the coding sequence ATGTCCCAGGTCGTCACCCGCTTCGCTCCTTCCCCCACCGGCTACCTCCACATCGGCGGCGCTCGAACGGCGCTGTTCAGCTGGGCCTACGCGAAGAACCAGGGCGGCAAGATGCTGTTGCGCATCGAAGACACCGACCGTGAGCGCTCCACCGAGGCCGCTGTAACCGCGCTCATCGATGGCCTCAAATGGCTGGGGCTGGATTGGGAGGGCGAGCCGATCAGCCAGTTCGCCCGCGCCTCGCGCCATGCCGAGGTCGCCCACGAGCTCGTCAAGATGGGGCATGCCTATTACTGCTACTGCTCGCCAGCAGAGCTTGACCAGATGCGCGAGGATGCTCGGGCGGCCGGCAAACCGCCGCGCTATAACGGCTACTGGCGCGACCGTGATCCGTCAGATGCCCCGGCGGGCGTTTCGCCTGTAATCCGCATCAAGGCACCGCTTTCGGGCGAGATCGTCGTGCACGACCATGTTCAGGGCGACGTGGTGTTCAAGACCGAGAATCTCGACGACTTCATCATCCTGCGCTCGGATGGCACCCCTACCTACATGCATGCCGTCGTGGTGGACGACCACGATATGGGGGTCACCCACATCATTCGCGGCGACGATCACCTGACCAATGCTGCCCGCCAGATCGTCATCTACAATGCCATGGGCTGGACCGTGCCAGAAATGGCCCATATCCCGCTGATCCATGGCCCGGATGGTGCCAAGCTCTCCAAGCGCCATGGCGCCCTCGGCGTCGAGGCCTATCGCCAGATGGGCTACCTGCCGGAGGCATTGCGCAACTATCTGGCGCGGCTGGGCTGGAGCCATGGCGACGACGAAATCTTTTCGACGGAGCAGATGGTGGAGTGGTTCAGCCTGGAGGCCCTGAACAAGGGCGCCGCCCGCTTCGATTTCGTCAAGCTGGAGAACATAAACGGCCACTATATCCGCGAGGCGGACCCGAGCTATCTCTATGAGGTGATGCTGGCCACGGCCCGGGAAGTGGGGCGCGACGGTGATGCAAAGGGCCTTGCTGCCAACCACAATACCGTCCTGGCGGCACTGCCCGAGTTGCAACCGCGCGCCAAGACGGTGCTCGAACTGATCGATCTTGCGCAGTTCATCTATGCCCTGCGCCCCATCCAACCGGACGCCGCTGCGGCCGCGCTGCTGACCGAGGACGCGCGTGAAGTGCTCCAGAGCATTGCCGATACGTTAGGGGGGCTTGCCGATTGGTCAGTGCCGGCCATCGATGCTGCCATGCGGGCCCTTGCCGAAGATAAGGGTCTCAAGCTTGGCAAACTGGCACAGCCCTTGCGTGCCGCGCTTACGGGACGCACCGTTTCTCCGGGGATTTTCGAGGTCATGGTGCTGATCGGGCGCGAGGAAAGCCTGGCGCGACTCGGTGATCAAATCCCGCGCTGA
- a CDS encoding SMP-30/gluconolactonase/LRE family protein, with protein MTGTAKLLIDSQCALGEGPFWHAGRAQLFWFDINNQTLFAASAEGTLQDQWHFDEIVAAAAIVDDSTLALATETGLKRFDLGTGAITPIADIESDVPANRTNDSRVHPSGAFWIGTMVKDEGPKDGAVYHYRAGKLTRIISEVAIPNATCFSPDGRTAYWTDTPDQKILKCAVDPQTGLPLGAWELFADVSEHRGYPDGAVVDSEGYLWNARWGGSCVIRYAPDGTIDRIIEVPVSQVTCPAFGGKDLKRLFLTTANKNLSPEQLATEKVAGGVFYIDLDIAGLPEAKIEL; from the coding sequence ATGACCGGGACGGCGAAGCTCCTGATTGACAGCCAGTGCGCCCTTGGCGAAGGACCGTTCTGGCATGCTGGGCGCGCGCAATTGTTCTGGTTCGACATCAACAACCAGACCCTGTTCGCGGCAAGCGCGGAGGGCACGCTTCAGGATCAATGGCATTTCGACGAGATTGTCGCTGCCGCCGCCATCGTCGATGATTCGACCCTGGCGCTCGCTACCGAAACAGGCCTCAAGCGGTTCGATCTCGGCACCGGCGCAATCACCCCGATTGCCGATATCGAGAGCGACGTCCCCGCCAATCGCACCAATGACAGCCGCGTGCACCCATCCGGGGCGTTCTGGATCGGCACCATGGTCAAGGACGAGGGGCCCAAGGACGGCGCAGTCTACCACTATCGCGCCGGCAAGCTGACCCGGATCATCAGCGAAGTGGCCATTCCAAACGCCACCTGCTTCTCGCCGGATGGCCGCACCGCATACTGGACCGACACGCCGGACCAGAAGATTCTCAAATGCGCGGTGGATCCTCAGACCGGCCTGCCCTTGGGCGCGTGGGAACTGTTCGCGGATGTCTCCGAGCATCGCGGCTATCCCGACGGTGCGGTCGTCGACAGCGAGGGCTATCTGTGGAATGCGCGCTGGGGTGGATCCTGCGTCATTCGCTACGCACCCGATGGGACAATCGACCGGATCATTGAGGTACCGGTCAGCCAGGTCACCTGCCCGGCCTTTGGCGGCAAGGACCTCAAGCGCTTGTTCCTGACGACCGCCAACAAGAACCTGTCGCCCGAGCAACTGGCGACGGAAAAGGTTGCCGGCGGCGTCTTCTATATCGACCTCGACATTGCCGGCCTGCCCGAAGCCAAGATCGAGCTCTGA
- a CDS encoding lipid-A-disaccharide synthase: protein MSEADSDKVTAHTGHHETLRLFILAGEPSGDRIAADLVGRLRAHVNLIISGVGGDELAGQGLQSLYPMTDLAVMGITDVLINLPRLLWRLEQTARAILSSNPDVVVLVDAQDFSKLLAARLRRRGFSGRLILYVAPSVWARNPERAARLQPLFDAVLAVLPFEPAAMTRLGGPPTCYVGHPALAEAMPPPDASIHGPLILLPGSRDGELRRHLPVFAAIAAELASRPEVTELVIPTLPRLQQRLVAETANWPVPVRVEHTRGARRDLYAKAVAALCVSGTVTLELALARVPMLVVYALDGHQARVYDRLGRPQVSLPNIILGRPVVPEFVAAPLSISAVRSLALDLIGNKKARQDQLAAFDELYQVMETGIAPHPRQDPAEQVLSIWRNQRLLIGS from the coding sequence GTGAGCGAAGCGGACAGCGACAAGGTCACGGCGCACACGGGACACCACGAAACGCTGCGCCTGTTCATTCTTGCAGGCGAACCGTCTGGAGACCGCATCGCCGCCGACCTGGTTGGCCGTCTGCGTGCCCATGTCAACCTGATCATCTCTGGTGTTGGCGGTGACGAACTGGCGGGGCAGGGGCTGCAATCACTCTACCCCATGACGGATCTGGCGGTGATGGGCATCACCGATGTTCTGATCAATCTGCCCAGATTGCTCTGGCGTCTGGAGCAGACCGCCCGCGCCATTCTGTCTTCCAACCCTGACGTGGTTGTGCTCGTCGACGCCCAGGATTTCTCCAAGCTATTGGCCGCCAGGTTGCGCAGGCGCGGCTTTTCGGGGCGGTTGATCCTCTACGTGGCGCCCTCTGTATGGGCAAGAAACCCCGAGCGTGCCGCACGGCTGCAGCCGTTGTTCGACGCGGTGCTGGCGGTTCTGCCCTTCGAGCCCGCGGCGATGACGCGCCTCGGAGGCCCACCCACCTGCTATGTCGGCCATCCCGCCCTCGCCGAAGCCATGCCGCCCCCAGATGCGTCAATCCACGGACCGCTGATATTGCTCCCCGGCAGCCGCGACGGGGAGCTTCGTCGACACTTGCCGGTGTTCGCCGCGATCGCCGCTGAGCTGGCAAGTCGACCGGAAGTGACAGAATTGGTCATCCCCACACTGCCCCGGCTCCAGCAGCGCCTCGTCGCCGAGACGGCAAACTGGCCGGTGCCAGTGCGTGTCGAACACACGCGAGGGGCGCGGCGCGATCTTTATGCAAAGGCGGTCGCCGCCCTCTGCGTGTCTGGGACAGTCACGCTGGAACTGGCCCTGGCCCGCGTCCCGATGCTGGTCGTCTATGCACTCGATGGCCACCAGGCGCGCGTCTATGATCGCCTTGGGCGTCCGCAGGTCTCATTGCCCAATATCATCCTGGGACGTCCGGTCGTTCCCGAGTTCGTTGCCGCGCCCTTGTCCATTTCCGCAGTACGATCCCTCGCCCTGGATCTCATCGGCAACAAAAAAGCCCGTCAGGACCAATTGGCGGCCTTTGACGAGCTTTACCAAGTGATGGAGACGGGGATCGCCCCGCACCCTCGACAGGACCCGGCGGAGCAGGTCCTGTCCATATGGCGCAATCAGCGGCTGCTGATCGGTTCGTAG
- a CDS encoding beta-galactosidase — MTNPALGVCYYPEHWPEAMWEADAARMAELGIRVVRIGEFAWSRLEPTPSDVRLDWMIRAMDVLGRHDLQVIVGTPTATPPRWMVDKHPDMLAVDAQGHRKGFGSRRHYDFSHLGYRAEAARITQILADALGDHPALGGWQTDNEYGCHGTTYSYSPAARDGFRLWLRNRYGTIGALNAAWGTVFWSMEYNSFEQIDLPNLLVCDAAPAHELDFRRYSSEQVSAFNKVQYDILKARRPDLPVIHNFMSRYSEFDHYRLGESIDIASWDSYPIGHLAKSDETPEHKAQYLRQGDPDNAAFHHDLYRTVGHGRWWIMEQQPGPVNWADANPDPLPGMARLWAWEAFAHGAEVVSYFRWRQAPFGQEQMHAGLLRPDSEPAPGYAEAGQVAQELTQIGFAGAPARARIALVYDYESEWAWEIQPQAAGFGHGNHVRALYAAFRKHGLDVDVLPPTTADLSGYQIVAIPALMAWTDELREAVANFDGHLLIGPRTGSKTAHFAIPPQLGPDLGAGLLDARITRIDSLPEGIEVAVKGGGATRLWRERIEGGPEVVMEDVEGVPVLVSQGKLFYLTASGDKALVQRVVDYLIAEADTPTLTLPAGVRCRVRGDFRIYVNYASSEQRLTLAPDEAGYVLGGASIAAAGVTVARLSRAD; from the coding sequence ATGACCAACCCGGCCTTAGGCGTCTGCTACTATCCCGAACACTGGCCCGAGGCGATGTGGGAGGCGGATGCGGCCCGCATGGCCGAGCTCGGCATCCGCGTCGTGCGCATTGGCGAGTTTGCCTGGTCGCGGCTGGAGCCGACCCCGAGCGATGTTCGACTCGACTGGATGATCCGGGCGATGGACGTGCTCGGTCGCCACGACCTTCAGGTGATCGTCGGCACGCCGACCGCCACGCCACCGCGCTGGATGGTCGACAAGCATCCGGACATGCTGGCCGTCGATGCCCAGGGGCACCGCAAGGGCTTCGGCTCGCGCCGCCACTATGACTTTTCGCATCTAGGCTATCGCGCCGAAGCGGCCCGGATAACCCAGATCCTTGCCGACGCGCTTGGCGATCATCCGGCCCTTGGCGGCTGGCAGACCGACAATGAATATGGCTGCCACGGTACCACCTATTCCTATTCTCCAGCGGCGCGGGACGGGTTCCGCCTCTGGCTCAGGAACAGATACGGCACGATCGGTGCCCTCAATGCTGCCTGGGGCACCGTCTTCTGGTCCATGGAGTACAACAGTTTCGAGCAGATCGATCTGCCGAACCTGCTGGTCTGCGACGCTGCGCCTGCCCATGAACTGGATTTCCGGCGCTACTCTTCCGAGCAGGTGTCGGCCTTCAACAAGGTGCAATACGATATCCTCAAGGCGCGGCGACCCGACCTGCCGGTTATCCATAACTTCATGAGCCGCTACAGCGAGTTCGACCACTACCGTCTCGGCGAGAGCATCGACATCGCCAGCTGGGATTCATATCCCATAGGCCATCTGGCCAAGAGTGACGAAACTCCCGAGCACAAGGCGCAATATTTGCGCCAGGGCGATCCAGACAATGCCGCTTTCCACCACGATCTCTACCGGACCGTCGGCCATGGACGCTGGTGGATCATGGAGCAACAGCCGGGGCCGGTGAACTGGGCGGATGCCAATCCCGATCCCCTGCCCGGCATGGCGCGCCTCTGGGCCTGGGAGGCCTTCGCCCATGGTGCAGAGGTGGTCTCCTACTTCCGCTGGCGTCAGGCTCCGTTTGGGCAGGAGCAGATGCATGCCGGCCTGCTGCGGCCGGACAGTGAGCCCGCGCCCGGCTATGCCGAAGCCGGCCAGGTTGCCCAGGAACTCACCCAGATCGGTTTTGCCGGGGCGCCTGCTCGAGCGCGGATTGCCCTGGTCTACGACTATGAAAGCGAATGGGCCTGGGAGATCCAGCCCCAAGCCGCCGGCTTCGGTCATGGCAATCATGTCCGTGCGCTCTATGCCGCCTTCCGCAAGCATGGGCTGGACGTGGACGTGCTGCCACCCACCACCGCGGACCTGTCCGGATACCAGATCGTTGCCATTCCCGCCCTCATGGCCTGGACGGACGAGCTGCGCGAGGCCGTTGCCAATTTTGATGGGCATCTGCTGATCGGCCCGCGCACCGGCTCGAAGACCGCCCACTTTGCCATTCCTCCTCAGCTCGGCCCTGACCTGGGCGCCGGCCTGCTTGATGCCAGGATAACCCGCATCGACAGCCTGCCCGAGGGCATCGAGGTAGCGGTCAAGGGCGGCGGCGCCACGCGGCTCTGGCGCGAAAGGATCGAAGGGGGTCCGGAGGTGGTGATGGAGGATGTCGAGGGCGTGCCCGTGCTGGTTTCGCAGGGGAAGCTCTTCTACCTCACGGCCAGTGGCGACAAGGCGCTGGTTCAGCGCGTCGTTGACTATCTGATTGCCGAAGCCGACACGCCAACCCTGACGCTGCCTGCCGGTGTCCGTTGCCGGGTGCGCGGCGATTTTCGCATCTATGTGAACTATGCCTCGAGCGAACAAAGGCTGACCCTTGCGCCTGACGAGGCCGGCTATGTGCTTGGCGGCGCCAGCATTGCGGCCGCCGGCGTCACGGTGGCGAGACTCTCCAGGGCCGATTGA